Proteins found in one Serratia plymuthica genomic segment:
- a CDS encoding cysteine hydrolase family protein has protein sequence MQQHHHRTALLIIDMQLGMYEGPEPPYEGERVLANINVLIGRARDAGCPIFFVRHAGPEGAPIAAGSHFWQLHPRLAIDTAVDRVIDKNRPSCFYQTGLAGQLNEGGITRLAITGMKTQYCVDTACRQAGELGFQALLVADAHSCSDTPVLNAEAIIRHHNLTLSGPFAQLIQTVDVQF, from the coding sequence ATGCAACAACATCATCACCGTACCGCACTTTTGATCATTGATATGCAGCTCGGCATGTACGAGGGCCCGGAGCCGCCTTATGAAGGCGAACGCGTTCTGGCTAATATCAACGTGCTGATTGGCAGGGCGCGCGATGCGGGCTGCCCCATATTCTTTGTGCGCCATGCCGGGCCGGAGGGGGCACCGATCGCCGCAGGCAGCCATTTTTGGCAATTGCATCCGCGCCTGGCAATCGATACGGCAGTGGACAGGGTTATCGATAAAAACCGGCCCAGCTGTTTTTATCAAACGGGTCTGGCCGGGCAACTAAACGAAGGTGGCATCACCCGGTTGGCGATAACCGGAATGAAGACGCAATATTGCGTGGATACCGCCTGTCGGCAGGCGGGCGAGCTGGGGTTTCAGGCGTTACTGGTCGCCGATGCGCACAGCTGCAGCGATACGCCGGTGCTGAACGCCGAGGCGATAATCAGGCATCATAATCTGACTCTGTCGGGGCCTTTTGCCCAGTTGATACAAACGGTGGACGTGCAGTTCTGA
- a CDS encoding DUF4377 domain-containing protein — protein MKIQALLFVALAGLAGCSQEGTSVNQPNKNKGDHTEVLLVNSALVDCMGVSPMKCMQVRHSIQGQWEMFYSQIEGFDFEPGYRYRLKVKVTQVENVPADASSLRYTLVEQLEKKKV, from the coding sequence TTGAAAATCCAAGCGTTATTATTTGTTGCCTTAGCCGGCCTGGCTGGCTGCAGCCAAGAGGGAACCTCAGTGAACCAACCCAACAAAAACAAGGGTGACCATACGGAAGTGTTGCTGGTTAACAGTGCGCTGGTGGATTGCATGGGTGTCTCCCCAATGAAATGCATGCAGGTGCGTCATTCAATACAAGGGCAGTGGGAAATGTTTTACAGCCAGATTGAAGGCTTCGACTTTGAACCGGGCTACCGCTATCGTTTGAAGGTTAAGGTGACCCAGGTTGAAAACGTACCGGCCGATGCATCCTCATTGCGCTATACGCTGGTTGAACAGTTGGAAAAGAAGAAGGTCTGA
- the fabV gene encoding enoyl-ACP reductase FabV, producing the protein MIIKPKIRGFICTTAHPAGCEANVREQIAYVKSRGELKNGPKKVLVIGASTGYGLASRINAAFGSGAATIGVFFEKPGSEGKTGSAGWYNSAGFDKAAKEEGLYAKSINGDAFSNECRQTVIDLIKQDLGQIDMVVYSLASPVRKMPETGEVVRSALKPIGEPYKSVALDTNKDVLVEAVVEPANEQEIADTVKVMGGQDWQLWMDALDEAGVLADNVQAVAYSYIGTDLTWPIYWHGTLGKAKEDLDRAAQAIDQKLKAKGGAAYVAVLKSVVTQASSAIPVMPLYISIVFKIMKAQGIHEGCIEQIQRLFATKLYSGTAPDTDEKHRLRLDDWELRDDVQNTCREIWAQINDNNINELTDYLGYKAEFLRLFGFGVQGVDYEADLSGEVKFDVIELV; encoded by the coding sequence ATGATTATCAAACCTAAAATTCGTGGTTTTATCTGCACCACCGCTCATCCGGCAGGCTGTGAGGCCAACGTCCGCGAGCAAATTGCTTACGTTAAATCCCGTGGCGAACTGAAAAACGGGCCTAAAAAGGTGCTGGTGATTGGCGCCTCTACCGGTTACGGCCTGGCGTCACGTATCAATGCCGCGTTCGGCAGCGGTGCGGCCACCATCGGCGTATTTTTTGAAAAGCCTGGCAGCGAAGGCAAAACCGGTTCTGCCGGCTGGTACAACTCTGCCGGTTTTGATAAGGCAGCTAAAGAAGAAGGCCTGTACGCGAAAAGCATTAACGGCGACGCATTCTCCAACGAATGCCGTCAAACCGTTATTGACCTGATCAAACAGGACCTGGGCCAGATCGACATGGTGGTTTACTCGCTGGCCTCTCCGGTGCGTAAAATGCCTGAAACCGGTGAAGTGGTGCGTTCGGCGCTGAAACCTATCGGCGAACCGTACAAATCCGTGGCGTTAGACACCAATAAAGACGTGCTGGTCGAAGCCGTGGTTGAACCTGCCAACGAGCAAGAAATTGCCGATACCGTCAAAGTGATGGGGGGCCAGGACTGGCAGCTGTGGATGGACGCACTGGACGAAGCCGGCGTGCTGGCAGACAACGTGCAGGCTGTCGCATACTCCTACATCGGTACCGATCTGACCTGGCCAATCTACTGGCACGGTACGCTGGGCAAAGCAAAAGAAGATCTGGATCGCGCGGCTCAGGCCATCGATCAGAAGCTGAAGGCCAAAGGCGGCGCGGCTTACGTTGCGGTGCTGAAGTCGGTAGTGACTCAGGCTTCCTCTGCCATTCCGGTGATGCCGCTGTATATCTCCATCGTCTTCAAAATCATGAAGGCGCAGGGGATCCACGAAGGTTGCATCGAGCAAATCCAGCGCCTGTTCGCCACCAAGCTGTACAGCGGCACAGCACCGGACACTGACGAGAAGCACCGTCTGCGTCTGGACGACTGGGAACTGCGTGACGACGTGCAGAACACCTGCCGTGAAATTTGGGCGCAGATCAACGACAACAACATCAATGAGCTGACCGATTATCTGGGCTATAAGGCCGAGTTCCTGCGTCTGTTCGGCTTTGGTGTGCAGGGCGTTGATTACGAAGCGGATCTCAGCGGTGAAGTTAAGTTCGACGTGATCGAACTGGTCTAA
- a CDS encoding DUF2975 domain-containing protein gives MVPAPRIHLPLYVRCLCLLIMAMLIISTGVEMFMIVQGWVQGEAFNSIVAAYRDYYPELNAYAIPQQRWAIFATLLLDMFAYVPYYSALLCGAGLFYQFYRGNVWHRNNMLLLQIIGILLILDVLFPSLAGMLQVMILTASEKMLLIIYYGVNSESVRSLIVGCAILVFSRVFLEALRLNEEQLSFV, from the coding sequence ATGGTTCCCGCGCCACGGATCCACCTTCCGCTTTACGTACGTTGCTTATGTTTGTTGATCATGGCGATGCTGATTATCAGCACCGGCGTGGAGATGTTCATGATTGTCCAGGGCTGGGTGCAGGGTGAGGCGTTCAACAGCATCGTGGCTGCCTATCGCGACTACTACCCGGAGCTGAATGCCTACGCCATCCCGCAACAGCGCTGGGCGATTTTCGCCACCTTGTTGCTGGACATGTTCGCCTACGTGCCTTATTACAGCGCGTTGTTGTGCGGTGCCGGGCTGTTTTATCAGTTTTATCGCGGCAATGTCTGGCACCGCAACAATATGCTGTTGCTGCAGATCATCGGCATTTTACTGATTCTCGATGTGTTGTTCCCTTCATTGGCCGGTATGTTGCAGGTGATGATACTGACCGCCAGTGAAAAAATGCTGTTAATAATTTATTATGGCGTCAACAGCGAGTCGGTACGTTCGTTGATCGTAGGCTGCGCAATCCTGGTGTTTAGTCGGGTATTCCTGGAAGCGTTGCGGCTGAATGAAGAACAGCTTTCTTTCGTGTGA
- a CDS encoding helix-turn-helix domain-containing protein: MAIIVSLDVMLAKRKMRSKELAEQVGITEQNLSLLKNGKVKGVRLETLDKICRILDCQPGDLLAWEPDSED, translated from the coding sequence GTGGCGATAATAGTAAGTCTTGATGTCATGTTAGCCAAAAGGAAGATGCGATCGAAGGAGCTTGCGGAGCAGGTGGGGATCACTGAGCAAAATTTATCGTTGCTGAAGAACGGTAAGGTCAAAGGCGTCAGGTTGGAGACGTTGGACAAAATCTGCCGTATTCTCGATTGCCAACCGGGCGATCTGCTGGCATGGGAACCTGATAGCGAAGACTGA